A stretch of DNA from Blastopirellula marina:
GCCCCAGCGGTCATCGGCAGAAGCTGAACGCCTCGCTCGACCTTGGCCATTTCTTCCTCTTTCATGGCCGCGTCACTGGCGCCGAAGTCTACGGTACCGTCGATCACGGCAGTCACGCCCGAACCGCTACCAACCGACTGATAATCGATTTGCACGCCCTTGTGCGCCTTGGAATATTCTTTGAACCAAGAGGTGTAAAGCGGAGCGGGAAAACTAGCACCAGCACCTTGGAGTTCGATGCCAGGACTTCCACCGCCACTACCACAACCGATCGTCGCCGCCAGCACGGCCGCAAATGCGAAGTAGGTGCCCAGAATGGATGGAGTGTTCTTCATGCTCGTTGAGTTCCCCACAAAAGTATTGGAAGCAGGTGGTGTTTAGGTCGCATCGTCATTGACCGCTCAAGCTACTTGCCCCTCATCTGAGGAGGAAACTTGGTGAGCAACGACAACAGTCACTCGGGAAATCGGGGTTAATTGTGTGTTGATCCCCCAAAGTGGCAGCATGATGGCCGCTTAGTCACAAAATCTACGGGGAAGATGCTTCCATCACAACCCAATAGGACCCACGCGCATGGAATCTTAACAATTGTCTTTACAAACCATGCGACTTCCGATGCGGGGAGAGACGCGAAAAGTCTCGTGAAACTGTTTTTTTGCGGGTTTCGCGACCAGCGATGGTCTCGATAAGACGTCTTGTATGAGCGCTTCTCTTAACCAAACGACGAAGAAATCACCAAACTTCACTGAAAAGCCACCCGTATGGTTGGCATCTGAGTTGCACTTCTTGTGATGCGAAAACATTTCATCGCGAAATCACTAAGGAGCCCAACCCAATGAACACGTCGCCGTCACAAGACATCAACTCGCGAAGCTCGACGGACCGCCCTGTTGTGCTCGTCACAGGTAGTGGTGGCCTCATCGGGTCGCGAACAATTCCCAAACTTCGCGAGGAATTTACCGTTGTCGGAATGGACTTACACCCGCCAGGCCCCCAGGACACTCAAACCGATCACTGGATTCAAGTTGATTTAACCGACGAACAAAGTGTGGTTGATGCAGTTGCGGAGCTGCGACAGGAATTTGGTGATCATCTCGCCAGCGTCTTGCATTTAGCTGCTTACTACGACTTCTCTGGCGAGCAGAGTCCGCTTTACGAGGAACTGACGGTTCAGGGAACGCGTCGTTTGATCGAGCACCTTCAGCCGCTGCAAGTCGATCAGTTTATCTTCTCCAGCAGCCTATTAGTGATGGAATCTATCGAGGTAGGAAAGCGACTAACATCAAAGTCTCCCACCAATGCGGAATGGGCTTACCCGCAATCGAAGCTCGAGACGGAAACCTTACTGCGTGAGATGCATGACGACATCCCTGTGCTGATCTTACGCATCGCCGGTGTTTACGACGAGCAGTGCCATTCGTTGCCTGTCTCGCACCAGATTCAACGAATCTACGAGAAACAATTGGAAAGCTACTTTTTCCCCGGCAACGAAGAGTGTGGCCAATCGTTTGTTCATCTTGAAGATTTGGCCGATTGCATTCTGGCTGCAATCCATCGTCGTCGCGAGCTGCCATCGTTCGAAACGCTACTTATCGGAGAAGAGGATGTACTAAGCTACGAACAGCTTCAAGATGAAATCGGTCAAAACCTTCACGGTCGAGACTGGCCGACGATCCGTATCCCGGCGTGCGTCGCGAAAGCGGGGGCTTGGGCAAAGGACAAAATGGCATCCTCTGAAGAGGATCGGCCGTTCATTAAGCCTTGGATGGTCGACTTAGCGGATCAAAACTATCCGGTCGATTTAAGCGAGGCGAGAGCAGCACTGGGTTGGTCGCCGAAGCATACGTTGCGCCAGACATTGCGAACCATCCTCGACAATCTGAAAAACAATCCTCAGCATTTCTACGAAACGAATAAGCTCGGAGCGTTGGAGGAAGATAAGTCGGGAGCCTCCTCATAATGCACCAGTCTTCCGACAAATCGATAATCCAGAAAGCAGAACAAAGCCGGGCTGTTGCGCCTTGGAACTACAATCCATCTGCTTGGTCGCAGCGGGTACCGGTGTGCATCCTGGCGTTTTTCGCGACGCTGGTCGCATCGCACCTAGCAGCATTCCAATGGGGGCTAATCGACTACGTCTGGGATCCGGTGTTCGGCGGTCAAAGCGCTAAAGTAATCGGATCGGACATTGCCAAGAAGATGGATGCCTGGATTGGCGTTCCCGATGCAGCGTTAGGTGCGATCGCCTACTTAGGCGATGCGATCTTTGGACTGGCAGGCTCAACTCGACGTTGGCAAGATCGACCATGGATTGTGATTCTCTTTGGAATCGATGTCATTCCACTTGGTATTGTCAGTGTCATTCTCGTGCTGATTCAGACGTTTGTCTTGGGAGAATGGTGTTTTCTCTGTTTGATCACCGCGACTATTTCCATCGCCTTGATTTACTTGGCTTACGACGAAGTTTACTCGTCGCTTCTATACCTCTGGAAGGTGTGGAGAGCGTCAGGTAGCAAACGCGAAGTCTGGATCACGCTATGTGGATTCCCCACTGAATCGGCAATTCGCGTTGGTCGAGAGATGTTAGAACCGAAATCCCCCACCTCCAGTGAAGGAACTTAATGTATGTGGGCCCGAGTTGCTGAATTCATGCTTGGTTGCTGGATGCTGTGTAGCCCCTTCATTTTTAGAGGTGTGCATCGCGCAGACGCTCCTACATTGTGGGACTTCTCAGCCGGCTTGTTGATAATTACGTTCGCGTTGCTTTCATTCTGGGAGCGAACACGTTTTGCCCATATTGGTACATTACTGCTCTCCATTGTCATGGTCCTGGGGCCGCGCATCGCTCTCGCCCCGCATGTTCCTCCTGCGGGAGAAAACTTCATGATGGTAGGACTTTTGCTGTTAATGTTTGCAATGGTTCCTAGTCAAGCATCCCAACCACCGAGAGCCTGGAGAACCGCTTTACACAAACGAGAACATACTTAAGAGAAGGAGCACATCATGGCTTATGAACAAGTAAAGAACATCGTCCATGATCTGGCCCGGAAACATTTGGCAGCAAGCGACGCCTGTCGCGGTGAGCACGGAATCACCAATGCCAATGCACGAACGAAGTTGTTACTGGAACACTTGGAGGCGTTTGAGGTTGAAGTTTACGCTCGATTGGAAATCGACAACGAGGCTACGCCGAACGAAATACTGGAAACATGGATTCAGTACGTTCCTATGGAATCGGTTGACGACTCGCTAAAACGTCTCGAGTACGCCGAAGGAGCCGACAAGCCACAGCGACTGCTCGACTTCCACCAGTCGGTAACTGACTTATTGAAAACGATCTCGGACCAGGTTGAGAGTGAGAAGGTCAGCGAATTTTTCGAGAGTTTAACTGAGATCGAAGAGACTTTTTCGCGTCAGTGTGCGGTGGCTCAGACTGGCGAAGCTGATATCTAGATCCTGTCACGCAACATGATTTCTTCGTCTGCAAAAAAAGAGCCGCTCAAATGGCGGCTCTGTCGTTGCTCGTTCCTGCAGGTTGACTAGCCAGCTTGCTTCCCAAAGACACCACTTAGATCGACGGTGCTTAAGAGCAGACTAACCTGCTTCATGTCGGCAAGCGTCTTACGACATTCTCGTTCGCTCGATGACCAACCGCGACGAATTGCACGGCAGGCATCCGCAATTTCCTTGTGGGAGACTGCTGCTTCTCGAATTTGAACTGGGGCTTCAGGACATGCGATCGAGCTCATGGTAACTCCATTTATATCTCGGAGGTCGGGTGTTGTTTCAGTGTTTGGTAGGGATCGCAATTGGCGTACCAATCCTGAGAAATCGCCGATTTCCATCTCGGTTTGGAAGGACGTTCTATCCTGCCTCGGAGGTCATCCATGATCTAAGGCACATCGCTTGCAGCGTTTACGAAAACCCGACAACTTCTTGTCGCGAGGTCCGCAACTTCGATAGAATGAGAGCAAAAAGGAGCAAAGCAATGTCTCGTCAGTGTGTAGTGGCCGTTTACGAATCACTTGAAGCAGCTCAGAAAGCGGTGCACGCCCTCGACGAGAGCAAATTCCCGTCGGAGAAGGTTTCGCTGGTGGCAAATAGTATCCATCAAGATCTTCAGTCGACCACACCCATCCAATATGGGGACGAAGCAACCCATGATGCCGCGTTCGGAGCTGGCGTGGGTGGATTGCTGGCATTCTTCATGGCAGCACCTTTACTCACAATCCCCGGCATCGGGCTCATGCTAATCGCTGGGCCAATTTCAGCAGGGCTTGCCGGAGCTATCGTCGGAGGCTTTCTCGGAGCCCTTAATGGGTGGGGTGTCCACGAAGATCACATTACGGATTACGAAGAGGAAGTTCGTAAAGGTGCGTGTCTGGTCGTCGCTAATGGTGATCCGTACGAGATTGACTACGCGAAACAGATTCTCGGCAAGACCGAAGCGAAGAAGGTATCGATGTACGCTCATGAGAGCGCTGACGAGATTAACCCATAGCGGAGAGGGCCCCCCCCCTATTTTGTAAGACGCTACCAAACGAAAAGAGCCAAGCCCGTAACCGGCTTGGCTCTTTTCATCTAGTTTCAATTGCAAGAAGCTTAGGCTTCGATCAACATTCGCGAAGGTTCTTCGATGGCTTCCTTCACGCGTCGCAGGAACGTGACTGCTTCGCGACCATCGACAATCCGATGATCGTACGTCAGTGCGAGGTACATCATCGGGCGAATCACAACCTGACCATTCAGAGCGATCGGTCGTTCTTCAATCGCGTGCATACCCAACACGCCGCTTTGTGGCGGGTTGACGATTGGCGTCGAGAGCATCGAACCGTAAACACCACCGTTGCTGATGGTGAATGTACCGCCGGATAGCTCTTCCGGCTTCAGCTGGTTGCTCTTAGCACGTCCAGCAAACTCTTGGATGGCCTGTTCGATTTCCGCAAAGCTCATTCGCTCGGCAAACTTCAGAACTGGAACGACCAAGCCCTTACCGGACCCGACGGCAATGCCGATATGGAAATAGTTGCGGTAAACGATGTTCGTCTCGTCGCGAATTTCGGCGTTCAATTCCGGGTGAGCCTTCAACGCGTCGATCAACGCCTTCGTGAAGAAGGACATGAAACCGAGCTTTACACCGTAACGCTTCTGGAACGATTCACCGTGACGCTTACGCAGGTCCATGACATAGGACATGTCGACCTGGTTGAACGTCGTCAGCAGTGCCGCTTTCTGCTGCGCTTGAACTAAACGCTGAGCGATACGACGACGAATCAGGCTCATTGGAATGACTTCTTCCAATTCCGATTCGTTCTTGCTGGATGCTCCGGCACCCGTCTTTCGATTCGAGATCGATTCGACGTACTTTTCCACGTCTTCACGGCGAACCGTTTTGCCGGTGGGCGAAACGTCAGAAGCATTCAAACCATGCTTCAACAATTCGCGTCGACCCGATGGGGTCGCTTGGACGTCGTTGCCGCTTGCGGAGGAAGCGCTGCCATCGCTTTTGGCTTCCGACGTGGCTGCGGCTGGTTTCGGCTCTTCGGCCTTCTTCGCGGCCTTGGTGCTCTTCGATGCGGCTTTAGGCTTGCCACCACCTTCTTCAAACAAGGCGATCACTTCACCCACGCCGACGATTTCGCCTTCTTGCTTCAGGATCTTCTGCAAGGTGCAATTCGCTGGTGCGGCCAGGTCCATTGAGGCCTTGTCGGTCTCTAGTTCAACCACGTCCTCGTCTTCTTGGACGTTGTCTCCTTCGCTTTTGAGCCATTTCAGGATCTGAACTTCCTGGATCGACTCGCCAGACTCGGGGACTTTCAATTCGATGGTCATCTTCCGCAGCTATCCTTTCTAGGTGTTGAAGGCTCGTTCGAGAAGTTGTTGCTGCTCGAACTCATGAGCCGCTTTGGATCCGGTTGCCGGGCTGGAAGATGTCTCCCGAGCGATAACAGAAAGCGGGAATCGCTCGAACATTCGATGCCCGTATCGTAATTTCCAGTAGGGCCAAACACCCATATTGTCGGGTTCTTCTTGGACCCAGTACAAGGGGACCCCGTCCTGATACTGATCCAGAACAGCTTGCACCGTGTGGTTCTTCAATGGGTAAGGCTGCTCAACCCGAATAATCGCTACATCGTGTCGCTGATGCTCATCACGGTAGTGGGCTAAGTCATAGTAAACCTTGCCGCTGCACATGATCACCCGCGAGGTATGTTCGGGGTTCTCGCGATTATCTTTGATAATGCGTTCAAACTTGTTGTTCGCAAGTTCTTCCAAACTGGAGACTGCTGCCGGGTGGCGGAGCAGGCTCTTTGGAGTGAACAGAATCAGCGGCTTCTTCCACGTGCGCTTCATTTGACGACGCAGAATATGGAAGTACTGGGCTGGTGTGGTCGGAATAGCAACTTGAATGTTGTCTTCCGCAGCCAACCAAAGGAACCGTTCCAAGCGTGCACTCGAGTGCTCTGGCCCCTGCCCTTCATAACCGTGTGGCAGCATCAACACTAACCCGCTCAAGCGGCGCCACTTGTCTTCGGCGCTGGCCATGAACTGGTCGATGATCACCTGGGCGGCATTACTAAAGTCACCAAACTGTGCTTCCCATGCGACTAACGCATTGGGATAGTCGAGGCTATAACCGTAATCAAAACCCAGCACGCCAGCTTCACTTAGCGGGCTGTTGACGATCTCGACTGGGGCTTGTTTCTGCGACAGGTTGGTAAAGATGTTGTGCTCGTGACCGTCGTTGATGTCGTGCAGCACCGAGTGACGCTGGTTGAACGTACCACGCTGGCTATCCTGGCCCGAGAGACGAATACGGTGCCCTTCCATCGATAGGGTAGCGAAGGCCAAGGCTTCGGCAGCCGCCCAATCGAGCGAACGCTGACCATCGGCCATCTCGCGACGCTGGTCCGCAATACGGGTCAACTTCCGATTGCGATGGAAGTCATCCGGTACGGTCGCCAGTTGACGCAATATCTCGGCAGATCGATCGGTCGGGATACGAGTTTCAGGACATTCGTCGGCCGGATCGTGCTCTGGATCTTCGTTAGTCGGTTCCAGACCACCCGCAAATTCTTCCCAAACACCTTCGGGTCGACGCAGCGAACGTTCCTTCATCTCTTGGGCGATATCATATTCCTTTTTCAGGAATTCCTGATACTCGTCCGACATCGCGTTCGCTTCTTCACTGGTGATCCGGCCTTGTTCGACAAGTCGGTTCAAATAGCTGTCGCGAATCGGCGTCTGTTTGTCGATCGCTTTGTACATCATGGGCTGAGTGAAGCTAGGTTCGTCTGCTTCGTTGTGCCCCAGACGTCGGTAACAGACCAAATCGATGATCACATCTCGTTGGAACTTCTCACGGAAGTCCATTGCCATCGAAACGACATCCGCCACAGCTTCCGGATCGTCACCGTTGACGTGGAAGATCGGAATCTGCAGCATTCGTGCGATGTCGGTGCAGTAGCGAGTACTTCGCGAATCGTCGTAAGAGGTCGTGAAGCCGATCTGGTTGTTCACGATGATGTGAACCGTACCACCAACCTTGTATCCATCCAGCTGGCTGAGATTCAGCGTTTCCTGGACAACTCCTTCGCCAATAAATGCGGCGTCGCCATGGATTAGCACGGCCATGCCACGACGACGTTGCATGTCACCCGTGCGATCTTGCTTTGCTCGCAATCGCCCGAGTGCAACCGGGTTGATGAACTCTAAGTGGCTCGGGTTAAAGCAGAGCGAGAGGTGAACCTCGTTGCCCGACTTGGTCATCTTGTCGACGCTGTTACCCAAGTGATACTTAACGTCACCTCCACCAATAAACTGGTGGAAGTCAACGTCGTTGAACTGAGCGAACAATTCGCGGGCGGGCTGGCCGATGATATTGGTCAGCACGTTCAAACGACCACGGTGAGGCATGCCTAGCACGACTTCCCGCACGTGGTTGCTGGCTGCTCGATCGATCAGCAGATCGAGCATGGCGATCAGCATTTCTGAGCCGAATAAGGAGAACGTCTTCGCTCCGACGTACTTTTTGCGGACGAATTCCTCGAAGACGGTTGCCTCGGTCAGTCGCTGTAGAATCTGCTTCTGAACTGCGTTAGGAAGTTCTTTAATATGCGACTGGTGTTCGATTCGATCGATAATCCACTGCTGAACATCGGTTTCTTCGATGTGCGTGAACTGATAACCGATATGTTTGCAGTACAGATCATCGAGTCGTTTGACCAGATCTTCCAGGGCGATCTGCTCGATCTTGTCGCCGCTGCTGTAGTAGACCCGTTGATCCAGGTCAGAGCGAGATAGGCCGAACGACTCCAGCGACAGATTGGTCGCCTTTTTATTCTTGATGTTTAGTGGGTCAAGCTTCGCGTTAAAGTGACCGCGTGAGCGATAGCCGTTGACCAACTGGTCGGAACCGTACTGCACCTTCTGCAGCCTAACGTTTCCGGTCGCTCCGCCGGCGATCGCGGCTGGCCCGGCGGCAGTGCCAGTCTCGCCGAAAATACTGCGAGGCTGGAAAGAGGGGCGACGCGAACCGAGATCTGCAGCCGAAACTCCGTTCTCTTCTGCTTCACGGTCGAAAAACGCTCGCCAGTTTTCGGGCACCGCGTCCCGGTCATCCAGATACTTCTGCAGCAACCGCTCAACGTACGAGGCATTGTAACATGCCAGGTCGATTTCTTCCGCCTCGGCGGTTGGCGCGGACCTTGGTGTACTTTCTGAGATCATTTTCTAGCTGATGCCTCTATAGCTAATAGCTTAAGCGATTTTCCCAGGGGGAGTAGGGATGGAAGGGAGGTTGGCAATCCGGGCGGAAAACAGATATCCGAGAATGAAGGAAAGGGTCGCGATGTGCCGACAACCGGCCTGTTCCTGCCGTAATGTGGGACGTGCGTCAAACCTGCTCGGAAGGAGCTGTGAGGTCCTGCCAGAAACTGCCATGGAGGGATTCATCTTTGGGTACCCCGCATCCTTACTCGGGGAGCCTGACCGCTAATTGATGAAAACGTGGGACCTACTTAAGTTTCGAGATTGCAGAAACCATCAATTAAGAATTCTTCCGCAATAAAAACGCATTAGCGTACAACGTGACAACCTAACCGTCTATTTCAAATCTGCCGCTTGGACCGATTTTGCTCAAAAAGCTAACTGGGAGGACAAAAACTGATCTAATGCCCTCGGTTGGGTAATCACCTTCTCTGGGAAGCAGGACTGCTTGTTTTCGGTAGGACCACAAAACGCGTTAATGGCCCTTATCCTAGTGGGCAATTCTAGCCTGGCATTGCCAGAGTCAATCGTTTGCATCTTCGAACCGGAAAGCGTCACGCTTCCTGGTCGGTTTGACAGCCAAGACGAGATAAACTGTCGACGGTCAATACCATGATTCGACCGCAATTCAAAAGAATTTCAAGACCGGTAAGTGATGCCCACTTTCGGATCTTTCCGCCGATGCGTTCTGACTTTCGAGAAACCCAGCGAACTGCCGGGTAGTGAACGCAATTATTTTGTATTATTTCCTTGTCGAATAAATCGAATCAGGATAAAAATAAGCAATATCGCGGGATAGTCGCGGCTCTTATCAAATTTCTTATTTCCTCGCTCAGTATACCAAGCAAAAATCCTCATGGCAAAAAAATCGGGGCGAACGGCGGTTCGCATGAAAGACGTCGCCGATGTGGCGGGCGTTTCGCGGATGGCGGCGTCTGCCGTGCTGATGGGTACGGGTAACGGACGTATTCGAGTTTCCGAGGAAACGGCTGAGGCCATACGTAAGGCCGCCGCCGATCTCGGCTATCGCCCGAACATCGCAGCTCAACAGTTAGCCGGTAAGCGCAGCAATGTGGTCGCTCTGGTTGTCCGCGATACGCGGAACTTCCTCACGCAAAAGGTTTCCGCCGAACTGCAACGAGAAGCGGAAGAGCTCGGACTTCGTCTTTTGTCGGTCGGATCGTATCCGAAGCTCGACGGTTTCAACCGTGCTCTACAAGATCTCGATGCGGGCTGGGTCGACGGAGTGATCTATCTGGCCTACGAAAACGAGGAGCAATGGAGCGAGGTTGGGCGACAGTTTCAATCGCGACAGCGTGTTTTAACGGTGCTCGACGATCCCTGTATCGAGGGGATCGGGCACGTCAGCAGCGATGTCCGAACCGGCGCTGCTGAAACGATTGAGCACTTAATCTCGACTGGGCGAAAGCGAATCTGCCTGATTACGGAACAACGCGATACCATCGCTATCAATCAGCGAATCGAAGTCTATCGCGAAGAGTTGGCCAAGCATGGCATTGACTTTGGCGACGACAAAATCGTGGTCGACACCAAGGGCTGGCTCGTGAACGACCCGACGACTTTCCCTAAGTTTGACAAGATTTGTCGACACTTCCTCGACGACCACCAGGCCGACGCGATCATCTGTGACAGCGATTTCAATTCGGTCGCCATCTGCCGTTCCCTACGCCGTCTGAACGTAACGATCCCAGATGATGTCGCCGTGATCGGGTGGGGAGACTTACAATTTTCGTCTCTGCTCGACCCGCCGCTGACCACCGTCGAACACGACTTGCCCGGCATTCTGAAGGCAGCCATCAGCGCCATTCAATCGGATACGCCTGAGGAAACGACGGAAATTCTGGTTCCGACGCGGTTACGGATTCGCAATACTTCCTAATCGTTATTTCTTTTGCGAATTGGACACTTAGTTGCTGCTCTATCCCTTCTCAAGCAGAAAATATGGGCCGTCCTCTCCAGTGCTGGTTTCAATGAGTTTCCAGCCTTTTGTTCGGTAGAAACCGATCGCTCGCGTATTGGCCGTGACACACTTCAATTGCCATGGCCGCGGCAGCCAACCTTCCAGTGAGTCAAGTAATTGCGTCCCTACCCCCTTTCCTTGGTGGGACGAGGCAACATAGAGGTTGTGCACAAACCTATTCGCCTCCCACACGCTCATCAGTCCGATGATCTCTCCGCTTGACGACTGGGCCACGAAAACCTTCTCGCCTTGCGTGCTGGCGGCAAAGTTGGGGTCTTTCTTCGCCGGTTCCGACAACCAATCCGATTCATAGACGAACTGTTGAAACAACTGCTGGAGAGTCGTCGCATCCGAATTGTGAGCGAGACGGATTTGTATCATGTCTTACGGAAACGATTGAACGCCTAAAGGTTCACTAGGGGCAATCGGTCACGATCGATTGACTCGCCGTTTTCCTAACCTTATCGTTGACTTTGTCTTCACGGCGAAATTCCTACCCACCTCCTGCCAGGACCTTTACCATGCGAATTGCCACTTGGGCGATTTTAACGGCCTCCCTCCTTTCTGCACCACTTTTTGCACAAGATTCCCCGTCCACTCAATCACAGCAAAGCGTCAAGCCCGGTATCAACGACAACTTTCTTGATCCCGATCTAAAAGTGGAAGAATGGGTCAAGCGATTCGAGGTTGAAAGCCGCGAGATCTTCCATGCGCGAGATGAAATCGTTCAACAGCTAAAACTGAAATCAGGCGACCGGATCGCCGACATTGGAACCGGAACCGGACTATTCGTCGAACCGTTCGCGAAGGCAGTCGGAAAGAACGGGTGGGTCTATGCCGTCGACATTGCGCCTAAGTTCGTCGAACGTGTAGGCAAGCTGGCCGAGGAATATCAGCTAGACAACGTCACGCCCGTCGTCTGTGGCGAGGATGACGTCAGATTGGCACCTCGATCGATCGATGTCGCATTCATCTGCGACGTCTATCACCACTTCGAGTATCCCCAATCGTCGCTCGAGTCGATTCATAAGGCTTTGGTTCCGGGTGGCCAGCTCGTGGTAATCGATTTCAATCGCATCCCAGGCGAGTCACGTGATTGGACGCTAAGTCACGTCCGAGCCGGGAAAGAAGGATTTCGAAAGGAGATCGAAGCGGCCGGCTTCGAGTTCGTTGAAGAAGTGAAGATCGAAGCGTTTAAGGAAAACTATTTCCTGCGATTTACGCGGAAGTAAAGTCGCGTTCTGCTTCAACGTGCTGGGAACCGTTTGAATCGGTTCCCAGCGGAATCCTGCTAATGTCTCATCATGCAGGTTCTTTTGCCGCTTCTGGCATCGTCTTGTCCTCGCGCGACGTTACCCGCTCAAACTCTGCTTGATAGTCAGGGTGGTTCGTCTTGAACAGCAGATCCCAGTAGTTGAAGTACAACCCAAAGTTGTAGTTCACGCAGCGATGATGCATGTTGTGATGCACGCCGGTATTGTGCCAATAAAGCGGCCAGTATCGCAGGAAGTTCTTGGGGAACAACTCGAATCCCAGATGGCCGAAGACATTCATACCGGTCATGTAAAGCATCCAAATGACGACGGTAAAGGGATGCAACGGCATGAAGAGGGCGACGATTGGTAAGATAATCGCCTGAACGAACGCCTCAACTGGGTGAAAGGCAAACGCGGCCCATGGAGTCGGATTGTGGCTTTGATGATGGATTCGATGCACTTTGGCATACAGATACTTTGTATGCAGCAGCCGATGCGTCCAATAAAACCAAGCATCGTGAATCAAGATCATCGCCAAAACCGTAAACCAGAAATATGGCTGTGATGTGGGAATACCGTCGTAATAGAAATGTAAGACGCCGGCCAACTTCCCGAGGTAAACCACCACGCCAATCATCGCGAAGATCGCCAACGACGAAAGACTATACAGCACCTCGCGTCGAATATCGGACCAGCTGGCAAGTGAGTTCTGAATTTGTGCGAACCATCCTGTTCTTCGTAGAACGACATAGAACGCGAAAAAGGCTCCGCCGGCGAAGACGACGTAACGAATCAAATTCGTCGCATAGACCGCTCCGAAAATCATCGGGCCCCTTTTTACAACCGGCAGTTGTAGATCCAAAAGCCAATCAATCGCAATCACAGCGCTACAAATCATAGCGAGTCCCGCAAACCAGGGGAGAATCGTTTGCAGGTAAGGTACTAACAACCCGCGTTTGCCCTTGTTTCGCCTAGGCAAAGGCTTAGTTGGCTCCACCGTTTTGGGGGAAGTCGCCTCACTCATCCT
This window harbors:
- a CDS encoding class I SAM-dependent methyltransferase, giving the protein MRIATWAILTASLLSAPLFAQDSPSTQSQQSVKPGINDNFLDPDLKVEEWVKRFEVESREIFHARDEIVQQLKLKSGDRIADIGTGTGLFVEPFAKAVGKNGWVYAVDIAPKFVERVGKLAEEYQLDNVTPVVCGEDDVRLAPRSIDVAFICDVYHHFEYPQSSLESIHKALVPGGQLVVIDFNRIPGESRDWTLSHVRAGKEGFRKEIEAAGFEFVEEVKIEAFKENYFLRFTRK
- a CDS encoding sterol desaturase family protein, which translates into the protein MIFGAVYATNLIRYVVFAGGAFFAFYVVLRRTGWFAQIQNSLASWSDIRREVLYSLSSLAIFAMIGVVVYLGKLAGVLHFYYDGIPTSQPYFWFTVLAMILIHDAWFYWTHRLLHTKYLYAKVHRIHHQSHNPTPWAAFAFHPVEAFVQAIILPIVALFMPLHPFTVVIWMLYMTGMNVFGHLGFELFPKNFLRYWPLYWHNTGVHHNMHHRCVNYNFGLYFNYWDLLFKTNHPDYQAEFERVTSREDKTMPEAAKEPA